AGAGTCGCCGGCGGCCTCTGAACCGGCGCGGACGTGCCGGACAGGCCGCAGAGATCAACCAGGCGCCGGGGGAGAGGCCTGAACCTCAACCTGAACGTCAGGGGACCCGGTCCCTACCTCACGTTGACCCTCATGGTGCACCCACGCACCTGCGGCGACGCGACCTGACGCAGCGCCGAACCCTGGTCGGCGTACTTGGCCTGGTACGCCTCGTCGACCCGCTCGATCACCGCCTCGTCATCGAGGTTCTCGACGGTCACCGGATACCGCTGACTGCCGTCCACGAACGCGGCCCGACCGGTACGTTGCACCCGCCGATACCACTTCGACTGCGGACCATAGGCGCTGCGGACGTACGGCACACCGTCCACCACCACCGCCCAGATCGGGGTGACGACCTCACCGCCGTCGCGCATCTCGGTGGCGATGTGCACCGTGTCCGTACCCGTGAAGTAGTCGATGACAGCCATGTGTTCCATGGTGTACCCGATTTCGCCGCGGCGGAGCCGGTGGACGAAATCTCGTACCAGAGCGTCTCCCTGACGAACGGACACCTTGCCGCCGTGACCGACGAGGATGGACGAGGCTGGCAGGTCGACCGGGGGACGTTCCGTGGAGACGGTGGGGAACCGAGCCTGAGGGCTACTCGGCGGGCAGGGCCTCCCGCATCACCTTCGCGGTGGCAGTCGGGTCGTAGCCCTCGGGGACGCCTTCGATCATGATGATGTCGCCCTCGATGTGCCGCGAGCGTAGCGGGGCGATCTCCTGGTACGCGGGAGAGTCCCACCAGCTTCGTGCCTCGGCGATTCCGGGGAAGCCGATCATCACGACGTTCCCGGGCCAGGTGCCCTCCTTCACCTCGTGCTGCGTGACATGCACGAGGAAGCGGCCACCGTACGGCTCGAAGGTGCCGGCGATGCGCTCGACGTACTCGGCGATCTCCGGGTGCGGGGCGGCCTCTTGCAGGTTTGCTATGACGTAGGCGGGCATGGTGTCCTTTCGGGCCAGTCAGGCTCTGTACGCCAATGATCATCGCAGGCGGACGCACCGGGGGGTCGATGACCTCATTGTTCCTGAGTTCGACTCATCGGCTCCCGATTCGATAATGTGCATTATGTCAACTAGGCCGGTCTCCGGTGCCCGTCGAGCACCGGAGAGGGTCCCTCGGGGCCTCGTCCGGAAACCTCCTCGATCGAGGTTCAGGGGTGCCGCCCCCGGCGATCAGGCGTGCCGGCTCGGCCGACAGCGCGCCGCCGTGCCGACTCACGCCGTGCGTCGGCACGGCGCCGCCGGGGTGCACCAGTGCCCACAGAGCACTGCCGTCGCCGTCGACCACCCTTGATCGGTATGAGCTTCCCCGCGTACGGCACCGTGCCCGGCGGTACGCCAAACAAGATCAGCACCCTCCACCCCTTCCGGTGACACCGGTAAAACATGCATAATATTCCTTATGCAGGACAAAAGTGACATATCGTTACTGAGGCTGATCGAGGACTTCCTCACCGCGCGCGGCACCC
The Micromonospora pisi DNA segment above includes these coding regions:
- a CDS encoding DUF2255 family protein — its product is MAVIDYFTGTDTVHIATEMRDGGEVVTPIWAVVVDGVPYVRSAYGPQSKWYRRVQRTGRAAFVDGSQRYPVTVENLDDEAVIERVDEAYQAKYADQGSALRQVASPQVRGCTMRVNVR
- a CDS encoding DUF1330 domain-containing protein; translation: MPAYVIANLQEAAPHPEIAEYVERIAGTFEPYGGRFLVHVTQHEVKEGTWPGNVVMIGFPGIAEARSWWDSPAYQEIAPLRSRHIEGDIIMIEGVPEGYDPTATAKVMREALPAE